A region from the Triplophysa rosa unplaced genomic scaffold, Trosa_1v2 scaffold124_ERROPOS303670, whole genome shotgun sequence genome encodes:
- the fgf9 gene encoding fibroblast growth factor 4B: MWLLSMMETKMREKARELITHQLLYCRAGIGFHLQILKNGSVGGVHEPSEYNLLRVFAMSPGVVGIRGVKSELYLCMNKEGNARGMKEFSNECLFKEHMEENHHNTYSSLPHPGLYLALSQQGQLRRGNRVAPHQACTHFLPRKPHFK, encoded by the exons ATGTGGCTGCTCTCAATGATGGAAACAAAGATGAGAGAGAAAG CTAGAGAGCTCATCACACATCAGCTTCTGTATTGCCGTGCTGGAATTGGTTTCCATCTACAGATTCTGAAGAACGGAAGTGTGGGGGGTGTGCATGAGCCATCTGAATACA ACTTACTAAGAGTGTTTGCCATGAGTCCTGGTGTTGTGGGTATCCGTGGTGTCAAGAGTGAGCTGTATTTGTGCATGAATAAGGAAGGAAATGCTCGTGGAATG AAAGAGTTTTCAAATGAGTGTCTATTTAAAGAGCACATGGAGGAAAATCACCACAACACCTATTCCTCTCTGCCCCATCCAGGGCTGTACCTGGCGCTGTCACAGCAAGGACAGTTGAGGAGGGGTAACAGGGTGGCCCCACACCAGGCCTGCACACACTTCCTGCCTCGCAAACCTCACTTTAAATAA
- the ndufv3 gene encoding uncharacterized protein ndufv3 isoform X2, translating to MATSLLRLGRLGSPKCLLREIWGTQKTPFVAALCTKADALPKTAKKAKAATKEVDERASLLAYKPAVAFPSKLSATGFLPKDIALGESDSTAKVVITETVVATADTTEQQRPTSQSVTEAKEHFTKETEVAEAISTGNVEITEGHPADKVSAASNGSKASDVKAEVQQDQEDTSSSSSSDSESDSDSDDEKQKTETVVKSEEKAAEEVLTSKQVHVAENNVESESVIAPSASFEESKKYAQAKVKPEGVPTTSTEAVGSGETLIDPVPVISSSMMEAIPEVTSESIDVSPDEMVDSVAEVKTAPTENIVENESETKAKVTEEEEQQRASVKTYPTVIPEVTVVCSPQEVANTTVESKVAAEASGEDVSESVPDVVAKPEREAASEMVAKDVNATEIETASSENLKDPAPVAADAVAAQSLAETEAAEAPEEQALEKSPEPDPEPFDNTTYKNLQHHHYNMYTFVDMDVEMAKHRLSQPSSGRPSPRH from the exons ATGGCGACCTCCCTGCTTAGGTTAGGTCGACTTGGGTCTCCCAAG TGTCTCCTGCGTGAAATCTGGGGCACACAGAAGACCCCGTTTGTGGCAGCATTGTGCACTAAAGCGGACGCCCTTCCCAAAACAGCAAAGAAGGCAAAGGCTGCAA CCAAAGAGGTTGACGAGAGAGCCTCTCTTCTAGCCTACAAGCCTGCAGTTGCCTTCCCTTCTAAGCTGTCTGCCACTGGATTTCTTCCCAAAGACATAGCTTTAGGTGAGTCTGATTCTACTGCAAAAGTTGTGATAACTGAGACGGTGGTGGCCACAGCTGACACAACAGAACAGCAACGTCCGACATCCCAGTCTGTGACTGAAGCTAAAGAACATTTCACCAAGGAAACAGAAGTTGCTGAAGCTATTTCTACTGGCAATGTTGAGATCACTGAAGGCCACCCTGCTGATAAGGTCTCTGCAGCAAGTAACGGAAGTAAGGCCTCTGATGTTAAGGCAGAAGTACAGCAAGATCAGGAGGACACTTCTTCCTCATCCTCAAGTGATTCTGAGTCTGACTCTGATTCTGATGATGagaaacaaaaaactgaaacagtggTCAAGTCTGAAGAGAAAGCAGCAGAGGAAGTTCTCACAAGTAAACAAGTACATGTTGCAGAAAATAATGTAGAGTCTGAATCAGTTATTGCACCTAGTGCCTCATTTGAAGAATCCAAAAAATATGCTCAAGCTAAGGTAAAACCTGAAGGAGTGCCTACCACAAGCACAGAAGCAGTTGGCTCGGGGGAGACCCTTATTGACCCTGTCCCTGTAATATCTTCCTCCATGATGGAAGCAATTCCTGAAGTTACCAGTGAATCCATTGATGTCTCCCCAGATGAGATGGTGGACAGTGTTGCAGAAGTTAAAACAGCTCCTACTGAAAATATTGTTGAAAATGAATCAGAAACCAAAGCTAAGGTTACGGAAGAAGAGGAACAACAGCGTGCTAGTGTCAAAACTTATCCTACAGTCATTCCAGAGGTTACTGTAGTGTGCAGCCCTCAAGAAGTAGCCAATACAACTGTTGAATCTAAAGTAGCTGCCGAGGCTTCTGGAGAAGATGTTTCTGAGTCTGTTCCAGACGTTGTGGCTAAACCTGAACGTGAGGCTGCATCAGAGATGGTGGCTAAAGATGTTAATGCAACAGAAATTGAGACGGCCTCTTCAGAAAATCTTAAAGATCCTGCACCTGTGGCTGCTGATGCTGTGGCTGCTCAGTCCCTGGCTGAGACCGAAGCTGCGGAAGCACCTGAGG AACAAGCATTGGAGAAATCCCCGGAGCCAGATCCTGAACCCTTTGATAACACAACATACAAGAACCTGCAGCACCACCACTACAACATGTACACCTTTGTTGATATGGATGTAGAGATGGCTAAACATCGTCTGTCCCAGCCTTCCTCAGGCAGACCCTCACCCAGGCACTAA
- the pknox1.1 gene encoding homeobox protein PKNOX1.1, whose product MMATQSASLEQYQEGDQQMQVMDQSDSNPEEGFANGNIGTSNSPASTEPQTQMDADKASIYRHPLFPLLALLFEKCEQSTQGADCASSASFDVDIQNFVRIQEKEGKAFFSEDPELDSLMVKAIQVLRIHLLELEKVSDLCKDFCSRYITCLKTKMNSETLLSGEQGSPYSPTHDQMSSSFSGTFSPQGIVVPTSGHQQGNVTMATVNPSQGVMGNALYQPVTVVTPQGKVVTQAISPGTIHIQNSQLQLQLNQDLSFFGVDDSSPKNKRGVLPKQATNVMRSWLFQHIAHPYPTEEEKKQIATQTNLTLLQVNNWFINARRRILQPMLDASCSETPKTKKKTAQSRPLHRFWSDSIASSGTQQHLTMPDGSLVTVGMNVDGFQALSSDGATLAMQQVMMGNHSEDESEESDNEEGDTDLSSANMTGLGLDVTD is encoded by the exons ATGATGGCTACCCAGTCAGCGTCCTTAGAGCAATATCAAGAGGGAGACCAGCAG ATGCAGGTGATGGACCAGTCAGACAGTAACCCTGAAGAGGGTTTTGCCAATGGAAACATAGGAACATCAAACAGCCCTGCATCTACTGAACCACAGACGCAAATGGATGCTGACAAAGCCTCTATATATAG acaTCCCCTTTTCCCTCTGCTGGCTCTGCTGTTTGAAAAGTGTGAGCAGTCTACTCAGGGCGCTGACTGTGCATCTTCTGCAAGTTTTGACGTGGACATTCAGAACTTTGTACGCATTCAGGAGAAAGAGGGCAAGGCCTTCTTTAGTGAAGACCCTGAACTTGATAGCTTG ATGGTCAAGGCCATCCAGGTGCTGAGGATTCATCTATTAGAGCTGGAGAAAGTTAGTGACCTGTGCAAGGACTTCTGCAGTCGTTACATTACCTGCCTCAAGACCAAGATGAACAGCGAGACACTGCTGAGTGGAGAGCAAGGCAGCCCGTACTCTCCGACCCATGACCAG aTGTCCAGCTCTTTCTCAGGCACCTTTAGTCCACAGGGCATTGTGGTGCCTACATCAGGCCATCAACAGGGCaatgttaccatggcaacagtCAATCCATCACAGGGGGTGATGG GTAACGCACTATATCAGCCAGTAACAGTCGTCACACCACAGGGGAAAGTTGTGACACAAGCCATCTCACCTGGAACGATACATATTCAGAACTCACAG CTTCAACTTCAGCTCAATCAGGACTTGAGTTTCTTTGGTGTTGATGACAGCTCACCTAAAAACAAACGCGGTGTTCTTCCCAAACAAGCTACCAATGTCATGCGCTCCTGGCTTTTCCAGCACATTGCA CATCCCTATCCTACTGAAGAAGAGAAGAAACAGATTGCAACTCAAACTAACCTGACTTTACTGCAAGTTAATAATTG GTTCATCAATGCCCGTAGACGGATCTTGCAGCCAATGCTGGATGCCAGCTGCTCAGAAACGCCCAAAACAAAGAAGAAAACTGCTCAGAGTCGCCCCCTACACCGCTTCTGGTCGGACTCCATCGCCTCTTCTGGAACCCAACAGCATCTAACAATGCCAGATG GTAGTTTGGTTACAGTTGGGATGAACGTAGATGGCTTCCAAGCGCTTTCATCAGATGGTGCAACTCTTGCCATGCAACAGGTTATGATGGGAAATCACAGCGAGGACGAATCGGAAGAAAGCGACAATGAAGAAGGCGACACAGATTTGTCATCTGCCAACATGACTGGGTTGGGTTTAGATGTTACTGACTAA
- the ndufv3 gene encoding uncharacterized protein ndufv3 isoform X1, translating into MATSLLRLGRLGSPKCLLREIWGTQKTPFVAALCTKADALPKTAKKAKAASKTKEVDERASLLAYKPAVAFPSKLSATGFLPKDIALGESDSTAKVVITETVVATADTTEQQRPTSQSVTEAKEHFTKETEVAEAISTGNVEITEGHPADKVSAASNGSKASDVKAEVQQDQEDTSSSSSSDSESDSDSDDEKQKTETVVKSEEKAAEEVLTSKQVHVAENNVESESVIAPSASFEESKKYAQAKVKPEGVPTTSTEAVGSGETLIDPVPVISSSMMEAIPEVTSESIDVSPDEMVDSVAEVKTAPTENIVENESETKAKVTEEEEQQRASVKTYPTVIPEVTVVCSPQEVANTTVESKVAAEASGEDVSESVPDVVAKPEREAASEMVAKDVNATEIETASSENLKDPAPVAADAVAAQSLAETEAAEAPEEQALEKSPEPDPEPFDNTTYKNLQHHHYNMYTFVDMDVEMAKHRLSQPSSGRPSPRH; encoded by the exons ATGGCGACCTCCCTGCTTAGGTTAGGTCGACTTGGGTCTCCCAAG TGTCTCCTGCGTGAAATCTGGGGCACACAGAAGACCCCGTTTGTGGCAGCATTGTGCACTAAAGCGGACGCCCTTCCCAAAACAGCAAAGAAGGCAAAGGCTGCAAGTAAGA CCAAAGAGGTTGACGAGAGAGCCTCTCTTCTAGCCTACAAGCCTGCAGTTGCCTTCCCTTCTAAGCTGTCTGCCACTGGATTTCTTCCCAAAGACATAGCTTTAGGTGAGTCTGATTCTACTGCAAAAGTTGTGATAACTGAGACGGTGGTGGCCACAGCTGACACAACAGAACAGCAACGTCCGACATCCCAGTCTGTGACTGAAGCTAAAGAACATTTCACCAAGGAAACAGAAGTTGCTGAAGCTATTTCTACTGGCAATGTTGAGATCACTGAAGGCCACCCTGCTGATAAGGTCTCTGCAGCAAGTAACGGAAGTAAGGCCTCTGATGTTAAGGCAGAAGTACAGCAAGATCAGGAGGACACTTCTTCCTCATCCTCAAGTGATTCTGAGTCTGACTCTGATTCTGATGATGagaaacaaaaaactgaaacagtggTCAAGTCTGAAGAGAAAGCAGCAGAGGAAGTTCTCACAAGTAAACAAGTACATGTTGCAGAAAATAATGTAGAGTCTGAATCAGTTATTGCACCTAGTGCCTCATTTGAAGAATCCAAAAAATATGCTCAAGCTAAGGTAAAACCTGAAGGAGTGCCTACCACAAGCACAGAAGCAGTTGGCTCGGGGGAGACCCTTATTGACCCTGTCCCTGTAATATCTTCCTCCATGATGGAAGCAATTCCTGAAGTTACCAGTGAATCCATTGATGTCTCCCCAGATGAGATGGTGGACAGTGTTGCAGAAGTTAAAACAGCTCCTACTGAAAATATTGTTGAAAATGAATCAGAAACCAAAGCTAAGGTTACGGAAGAAGAGGAACAACAGCGTGCTAGTGTCAAAACTTATCCTACAGTCATTCCAGAGGTTACTGTAGTGTGCAGCCCTCAAGAAGTAGCCAATACAACTGTTGAATCTAAAGTAGCTGCCGAGGCTTCTGGAGAAGATGTTTCTGAGTCTGTTCCAGACGTTGTGGCTAAACCTGAACGTGAGGCTGCATCAGAGATGGTGGCTAAAGATGTTAATGCAACAGAAATTGAGACGGCCTCTTCAGAAAATCTTAAAGATCCTGCACCTGTGGCTGCTGATGCTGTGGCTGCTCAGTCCCTGGCTGAGACCGAAGCTGCGGAAGCACCTGAGG AACAAGCATTGGAGAAATCCCCGGAGCCAGATCCTGAACCCTTTGATAACACAACATACAAGAACCTGCAGCACCACCACTACAACATGTACACCTTTGTTGATATGGATGTAGAGATGGCTAAACATCGTCTGTCCCAGCCTTCCTCAGGCAGACCCTCACCCAGGCACTAA
- the tmprss3a gene encoding transmembrane protease serine 3 — protein sequence MANLEELESTTGVEVEADVNGESIPNTESTHIDSQGTAEHIVSERIEVVSVTEDDIPAIDTPNTLKVSPLDCPSASTAPDSNIVKPAFEDTSETQINASTQPSSSMPVTKVQPFATAEEKTLRGSLFARRMEILIGACVLLVLIFVLAVGLGVGLSCMGKFRCGSSGCVSMSAQCDGYVDCEHGEDELSCVRLSGKSSVLQVLTDGVWRTVCADGWDSDLSLSACKQLGYSRYVESKSRPLSSIEQDFQINLVSISLNYTNTKQVIKIHSITNISKSQCSLGRVITLKCLACGSRPQFSARIVGGNLSIEGQFPWQVSLHFKNEHLCGGSIVSSYWMLTAAHCVYGFAFPTFWSVYVGLIEQPVNGAKALSVEKIIYHSRYRPKGLDYDIAMLKLEQPLNFNGFVEPICLPNFGEEFEDGKMCWISGWGATEDGGEASVSMHSATVPLISTKACTQPDVYQGYISPDMICAGYLEGGTDSCQGDSGGPLACEDSSIWKLVGATSWGQGCAEKNKPGVYTRITQSLTWIRMQMEREEMITPATTSYD from the exons ATGGCAAATTTAGAGGAGTTGGAGTCTACCACAGGTGTTGAGGTTGAGGCTGATGTAAATGGAGAATCCATACCCAACACAGAGAGCACCCATATAGATTCACAG GGGACAGCGGAGCACATTGTTTCCGAGAGAATAGAGGTAGTCTCTGTAACAGAGGATGACATTCCTGCTATCGATACACCAAACACGCTCAAAGTCAGTCCTCTTGACTGTCCAAGTGCCAGTACTGCACCTGACAGCAACATTGTCAAACCAGCTTTTGAAGACACATCAGAAACCCAAATCAATGCCTCGACCCAGCCCAGCTCCTCAATGCCAGTTACCAAAGTCCAACCCTTTGCTACAG CTGAGGAGAAAACACTGCGTGGAAGTCTGTTTGCACGTCGGATGGAAATACTTATTGGGGCATGTGTACTTCTCGTCCTCATCTTTGTGCTTGCCGTTGGACTGGGAG TGGGATTGAGTTGTATGGGAAAGTTTCGGTGTGGTTCCTCTGGATGCGTCAGCATGTCTGCGCAGTGTGATGGCTATGTAGACTGTGAACATGGAGAAGATGAGCTCAGCTGTG TGCGTTTGAGTGGTAAGAGCTCTGTACTTCAGGTGCTTACTGATGGGGTCTGGAGAACTGTTTGTGCTGATGGCTGGGACTCTGATCTTTCCCTCTCTGCTTGCAAACAGCTCGGCTATTCCAG ATATGTGGAGTCAAAGTCCCGTCCTCTGTCTTCTATTGAGCAGGACTTCCAAATAAACCTTGTGTCAATAAGTCTGAACTACACAAATACCAAGCAGGTCATCAAGATACACAGCATAACTAATATCAG TAAATCCCAGTGCAGTTTGGGGAGGGTAATAACACTGAAGTGTTTAG catgtggttCCAGACCTCAGTTCAGTGCTCGTATAGTTGGTGGAAATCTGTCAATTGAGGGCCAGTTTCCATGGCAGGTCAGTTTACACTTTAAAAATGAGCACCTGTGTGGAGGCTCCATTGTATCATCTTACTGGATGCTGACTGCTGCACATTGTGTGTACGG GTTCGCATTTCCTActttttggtcagtgtatgtGGGATTAATAGAACAGCCAGTGAATGGTGCAAAGGCCCTTTCAGTGGAGAAGATCATATATCACAGTCGCTATAGACCCAAAGGCTTGGACTATGACATTGCTATGCTTAAACTGGAGCAGCCTCTCAACTTCAATG GTTTTGTCGAGCCTATCTGTCTGCCAAACTTTGGCGAGGAATTTGAAGATGGCAAGATGTGCTGGATCTCAGGTTGGGGAGCCACTGAGGATGGGG GTGAAGCTAGTGTGTCTATGCATTCAGCAACAGTACCACTGATCTCCACTAAGGCCTGCACTCAGCCGGATGTTTACCAAGGTTACATATCACCAGACATGATATGTGCGGGGTACCTAGAGGGAGGAACAGACTCCTGCCAG GGTGACAGCGGTGGTCCGCTGGCTTGCGAGGATTCCTCTATCTGGAAATTAGTAGGGGCCACGAGCTGGGGCCAAGGGTGCGCAGAAAAGAACAAACCTGGCGTTTACACACGCATCACACAGTCCCTAACTTGGATACGTATGCAGATGGAG AGAGAAGAAATGATAACTCCTGCAACTACCAGCTATGATTAA